From the genome of Sphingomonas sp. HMP6, one region includes:
- a CDS encoding flavin monoamine oxidase family protein, with protein sequence MPVSRRTLIAGSVAGAAALGAGVAWHRGDPAMPGTLGGADFKRGHKLRKGGKFPAPSSEARTGIAILGGGIAGLSAAWALAEAGYRDFRLFELEDRAGGNAKSGRNAVSAYPLGAHYLPIPNAETKGVIRLLERLGIVTGWEGGKPVYDPYQLVSDPDERLLHLGKWQAGLVPTVGLTPQDTADLNAFFAAMGAYRDRLDNGQPAFAIPMALSSDAADLRALDRLSFAAWLDEKGWHSSVLRGHVRYACRDDYGTEPEHVSAWAGIHYFAGRREHAANTDEDTVLTWPEGNGHLAGRMAARLKDHISCGQIVHKVARAGDGVTIDAFDAARGISHRVHAKAAVLAMPHFVAARVAPKGSVDATRFGYAPWIVANVTVDRAPGGQGVALAWDNVSWTSKSLGYVVATHQSLDAVPGASVLTWYMPLSDMAPAAARRLMLDRPLAEWQEIVARDLIETNPDLAGAIRRIDVWRWGHAMIRPVPGFFFGGAREAAARPQPPLFFAHSDLSGLSLFEEAHYRGTTAAQDAMALLGIPHADLLA encoded by the coding sequence ATGCCGGTATCGCGTCGCACCTTGATTGCCGGATCGGTCGCGGGGGCGGCGGCGCTGGGCGCTGGCGTTGCCTGGCATCGGGGTGATCCGGCGATGCCTGGCACGCTGGGCGGGGCCGATTTCAAGCGTGGGCACAAATTGCGCAAGGGTGGCAAATTCCCTGCGCCCTCGTCGGAAGCGCGCACGGGCATCGCGATCCTTGGCGGCGGGATCGCGGGCCTGTCGGCAGCATGGGCACTAGCCGAAGCGGGCTATCGCGATTTTCGCTTGTTCGAGCTCGAGGATCGCGCCGGGGGCAATGCCAAGTCGGGGCGCAACGCCGTCTCGGCCTACCCCCTCGGCGCGCATTATCTGCCGATCCCCAATGCCGAGACCAAGGGCGTCATCCGCTTGCTCGAACGGCTTGGCATCGTCACCGGCTGGGAGGGCGGCAAACCGGTGTACGATCCGTATCAGCTTGTGTCCGATCCCGACGAGCGCTTGCTGCATCTCGGAAAGTGGCAGGCGGGGCTGGTCCCGACGGTCGGCCTTACGCCGCAAGACACCGCAGATCTGAACGCCTTCTTTGCGGCGATGGGGGCCTACCGGGACCGGCTCGACAACGGCCAACCCGCCTTCGCGATTCCGATGGCGCTCAGTTCGGACGCTGCCGATTTGCGCGCGCTTGATCGGTTGAGCTTTGCGGCATGGCTCGACGAGAAGGGCTGGCATTCTTCCGTGCTGCGCGGGCATGTCCGTTATGCGTGCCGCGACGATTATGGGACCGAGCCCGAGCATGTCTCCGCCTGGGCCGGGATTCATTATTTCGCGGGGCGGCGCGAGCATGCCGCCAATACCGATGAAGACACCGTGCTGACCTGGCCCGAGGGGAATGGCCACCTCGCCGGACGGATGGCGGCGCGGTTGAAGGACCACATTTCGTGCGGGCAGATCGTCCATAAAGTCGCACGGGCCGGTGATGGCGTGACAATAGACGCTTTCGATGCAGCGCGCGGCATTTCGCACCGCGTCCATGCCAAGGCGGCGGTGCTCGCGATGCCGCATTTCGTCGCCGCGCGCGTCGCGCCCAAGGGCAGCGTGGATGCCACCCGCTTCGGCTATGCGCCGTGGATCGTCGCGAACGTGACGGTCGATCGCGCGCCGGGCGGGCAAGGCGTGGCGCTGGCGTGGGACAATGTGTCGTGGACCAGCAAGTCGCTCGGTTATGTCGTCGCGACGCATCAGTCGCTCGACGCGGTCCCGGGCGCGAGCGTGCTCACCTGGTATATGCCGCTGTCGGACATGGCCCCGGCGGCGGCGCGGCGCTTGATGCTCGATCGCCCGCTGGCCGAATGGCAGGAGATCGTGGCGCGCGACCTGATCGAGACCAATCCCGATCTGGCGGGCGCGATCCGGCGGATCGACGTGTGGCGCTGGGGCCATGCGATGATCCGGCCGGTGCCGGGCTTCTTCTTCGGGGGCGCGCGCGAGGCCGCCGCGCGGCCGCAACCGCCTCTCTTCTTCGCGCATTCCGATCTGAGCGGGCTGTCGCTGTTCGAGGAAGCGCATTACCGGGGCACGACAGCCGCGCAGGACGCGATGGCGCTGCTCGGCATTCCCCATGCCGATCTGCTGGCGTAG
- a CDS encoding polyamine aminopropyltransferase — protein sequence MADPRPADGADQNLATSKLGGALLVSAFVVATCGLIYELLAGTLASYLLGDSVTQFSIVIGTYLFAMGIGSWCSRYVTTGELAVFVRVEILIAAIGGTSAAVLFLLFDRVADFHIPLYGLVLVIGTLVGLEIPLLMRILKDRLEFGDLVSKVLTFDYVGALAASLLFPLLLVPQLGLIRTGFLFGLANVGVAIWLMLILPARRHLRGELVAAIVVAVALAAGFIGSERLQRAAEVAVYGAPILFAESTPYQRVVLTKQGADLRLYLNGNLQFSSRDEYRYHEALVHPVLSRSVAHPRVLVLGGGDGLAVREILKYPVASVTLVDLDPAMTKLFRSSDMLAALNRRALRSPKVSVINADAFAWLRTNTRRFDAVIVDFPDPTNFSVGKLYTVTFYKELARALMPGAVISVQSTSPLVAPRAYWTVATTLEAAGFTTRGYHVYVPSFGEWGFVLASNRAIPPPGRLPAGLRFLDRTTEQLAFAFPPDMARRAVPVNRLDNQALVREFEAEWGVFES from the coding sequence ATGGCTGATCCGCGCCCGGCGGACGGCGCGGATCAGAATTTGGCGACATCGAAATTGGGCGGGGCGCTGCTCGTGTCCGCCTTCGTCGTCGCGACGTGCGGGCTGATCTACGAGCTGCTGGCGGGGACGCTCGCCAGCTATCTGCTCGGCGACAGTGTCACGCAATTCTCGATCGTGATCGGCACCTATCTTTTCGCGATGGGGATCGGTTCGTGGTGTTCGCGTTATGTCACGACCGGCGAGCTTGCGGTGTTCGTCCGCGTCGAGATTCTGATCGCGGCGATCGGCGGAACCTCGGCCGCGGTGCTGTTCCTGCTGTTCGACCGCGTCGCCGATTTCCACATTCCGCTGTATGGTCTCGTGCTGGTGATCGGCACGCTGGTCGGCCTCGAAATTCCGCTGTTGATGCGCATCCTGAAGGACCGGCTCGAATTTGGCGATCTGGTATCGAAGGTGCTGACTTTCGATTATGTCGGTGCGCTGGCCGCGTCGTTGCTGTTCCCATTGCTGCTGGTGCCGCAATTGGGGCTGATCCGCACCGGCTTCCTGTTCGGGCTGGCCAATGTCGGGGTGGCGATCTGGCTGATGCTGATCCTTCCCGCGCGGCGGCATTTGCGCGGCGAATTGGTCGCCGCGATCGTCGTTGCGGTCGCGCTCGCGGCCGGGTTCATCGGCTCCGAGCGATTGCAGCGTGCGGCGGAGGTTGCGGTGTACGGCGCGCCGATCCTGTTTGCCGAATCGACGCCGTATCAGCGCGTCGTGCTGACCAAGCAGGGCGCGGATTTGCGGCTGTATTTGAACGGCAATCTGCAATTTTCCTCGCGCGACGAATATCGCTATCACGAGGCGCTGGTGCATCCGGTGCTGTCGCGCAGCGTGGCGCACCCCCGTGTGCTCGTACTGGGCGGCGGCGACGGACTGGCGGTGCGCGAGATCCTGAAATATCCGGTCGCCTCGGTCACGTTGGTCGATCTCGACCCGGCGATGACCAAGCTGTTCCGGAGCAGCGACATGCTGGCCGCGCTCAACCGCCGAGCGCTGCGGTCGCCCAAGGTCAGCGTCATCAACGCCGATGCCTTCGCTTGGCTGCGCACCAATACGCGGCGCTTCGACGCGGTGATCGTCGATTTCCCCGATCCGACCAATTTCTCGGTCGGCAAGCTCTATACCGTGACCTTCTATAAGGAACTCGCCCGCGCGCTGATGCCCGGCGCGGTGATCAGCGTGCAAAGCACCTCGCCGCTGGTCGCGCCGCGCGCGTACTGGACGGTCGCGACGACGCTAGAGGCGGCTGGCTTCACCACGCGCGGCTATCATGTCTATGTCCCGAGCTTCGGCGAATGGGGTTTCGTGCTGGCCTCCAACCGCGCGATCCCGCCGCCGGGGCGGCTGCCCGCCGGTTTGCGCTTTCTTGATCGAACGACCGAGCAACTCGCCTTCGCCTTCCCACCCGACATGGCGCGCCGAGCGGTGCCGGTGAACCGGCTCGACAATCAGGCTTTGGTCCGCGAGTTCGAGGCCGAGTGGGGCGTGTTCGAAAGCTGA
- a CDS encoding DUF350 domain-containing protein produces the protein MLSTTVLLATLLYAGVGLAIFVLGFWLWDRLTPVDLWGEICKNQNVALGNLAAGVAIAIAIIIGSAIHG, from the coding sequence ATGCTGTCGACCACCGTCCTGCTCGCCACCTTACTCTATGCCGGCGTCGGCCTTGCGATCTTCGTGCTCGGCTTCTGGTTGTGGGATCGGCTGACGCCGGTCGATCTGTGGGGCGAGATTTGCAAGAACCAGAATGTCGCGCTCGGCAATCTGGCGGCGGGCGTCGCCATCGCGATCGCGATCATCATCGGTTCGGCCATTCATGGCTGA
- a CDS encoding DUF4178 domain-containing protein: MTVPLNTVRALTCPNCGGTIALRAAGNTVSIICEHCGTTLDATSPDLAPIAQATTAMQRPEIALGTRGTLRGVQWEVVGYLERTDHYVNWSEYLLFNPYQGYAFLVDDERRFSLGVLLTQLPGYTGGSITVDDVGYTRFGSRYDAWVTFVVGEFYWRVAVQEQVQITDFVRPGTMLSCEENAEERTWTQLTLLDFGEAEAALSIPKRRKSYGGTPAPHEPSPYGNLMKEALIIGVVAAFTLIVIMFMGGGRTELASATLDVALNGTQATRVIGPIDLPGRTTAIRIAARADGIDNSWIELDYSLVNRATQESFDAYATAERYHGVTDGESWREGDATPGVQLSSIPAGQYDLVVEATGHVWSSTTVTTPDSGWGETPAVPVTIDVARGGIFIGNLLLTLFALLCWPVILVLRHIGFETRRLAPVAEEDDE, encoded by the coding sequence ATGACCGTACCCCTTAACACCGTCCGCGCGCTGACCTGCCCCAATTGCGGCGGGACGATCGCGTTGCGTGCCGCGGGCAACACCGTCAGCATCATCTGCGAACATTGCGGCACGACGCTGGACGCGACCAGCCCCGATCTCGCCCCGATCGCGCAAGCCACCACCGCGATGCAGCGGCCGGAAATTGCGCTGGGGACGCGCGGCACATTGCGCGGCGTGCAGTGGGAGGTTGTCGGCTATCTCGAACGCACCGATCATTACGTTAACTGGTCGGAATATCTGCTGTTCAACCCGTATCAGGGCTATGCCTTTCTGGTCGATGACGAGCGGCGCTTCAGCCTGGGCGTGTTGCTGACCCAGCTGCCGGGCTATACTGGCGGGTCGATCACGGTGGACGATGTCGGTTACACCCGCTTCGGGTCGCGCTACGATGCGTGGGTGACGTTCGTCGTCGGCGAATTCTACTGGCGCGTCGCGGTGCAGGAACAGGTGCAGATCACCGATTTCGTTCGCCCCGGCACGATGCTCAGCTGCGAGGAAAATGCCGAGGAGCGGACCTGGACCCAGCTCACCTTGCTCGATTTCGGCGAGGCGGAGGCGGCATTGAGCATCCCCAAACGCCGCAAATCCTATGGCGGCACCCCCGCCCCGCATGAGCCATCGCCCTACGGCAATCTGATGAAGGAGGCGCTGATCATCGGCGTCGTTGCGGCGTTCACGCTGATCGTCATCATGTTCATGGGCGGCGGCAGGACCGAACTCGCCAGCGCGACGCTTGATGTCGCGCTCAACGGCACGCAGGCGACCCGGGTGATCGGGCCGATCGACTTGCCGGGTCGCACGACTGCGATCCGCATCGCCGCGCGCGCTGACGGAATCGACAATAGCTGGATCGAGCTCGACTATAGCCTGGTCAATCGCGCCACGCAGGAAAGCTTCGATGCCTATGCCACCGCCGAGCGGTATCACGGCGTGACGGACGGCGAATCGTGGCGCGAGGGCGATGCCACGCCGGGGGTGCAACTCTCGAGCATCCCGGCGGGCCAATATGATCTGGTGGTCGAGGCGACAGGGCATGTCTGGTCGAGCACGACGGTCACCACGCCGGATTCGGGCTGGGGCGAGACCCCCGCTGTGCCGGTGACGATCGATGTCGCGCGCGGCGGCATCTTCATCGGCAATCTGCTCCTGACCTTGTTCGCCTTGCTATGCTGGCCGGTGATCCTCGTATTGCGGCATATCGGCTTCGAAACACGCCGCCTCGCACCGGTAGCGGAGGAAGATGACGAATGA
- a CDS encoding DUF4178 domain-containing protein translates to MIDATCPNCGAAVHFRTPALPVKICDYCRTTLVRSGEVLQAMGKVAEVPEDVSPLQIGTRGRDGMGFELIGRIRMRWSGGGWNEWLALFDDGSTGWLSESMGHFMLLRAVADGGMRTGAVRSVRDDQPVVIGAEATIASVKYRVNDVKDATFVGSEGELPFSTPADTPIRSVDLMAPGGECASIQKDRGEVSVYAGRYVTLAEISATNLRAFDGWPLPSFAA, encoded by the coding sequence ATGATCGACGCCACTTGCCCGAATTGCGGGGCGGCGGTGCATTTTCGCACCCCCGCTTTGCCGGTGAAGATCTGCGACTATTGTCGCACCACGTTGGTGCGCAGTGGCGAAGTGCTGCAGGCGATGGGCAAGGTTGCGGAGGTACCCGAGGACGTCAGTCCGCTGCAGATCGGCACGCGCGGCAGGGATGGCATGGGGTTCGAACTAATCGGGCGCATCCGGATGCGCTGGTCGGGTGGCGGCTGGAACGAATGGCTCGCGCTGTTCGACGACGGATCGACCGGCTGGCTGAGCGAATCAATGGGCCACTTTATGCTGTTGCGTGCCGTCGCGGATGGCGGGATGCGCACCGGGGCAGTGCGATCGGTGCGCGATGACCAGCCTGTGGTGATCGGGGCCGAGGCGACCATTGCCAGCGTGAAATACCGCGTGAACGACGTGAAGGATGCCACCTTCGTCGGCAGCGAAGGCGAGCTCCCGTTCAGCACACCCGCCGACACGCCGATCCGCAGCGTCGACCTGATGGCGCCGGGCGGCGAATGCGCCAGTATCCAGAAGGATCGCGGTGAAGTGTCGGTCTATGCCGGACGCTATGTCACGCTCGCCGAAATCTCGGCGACCAATCTGCGCGCCTTCGACGGCTGGCCACTGCCGTCGTTCGCGGCATGA
- a CDS encoding SPFH domain-containing protein: protein MGILDFLSKQFVDVIDWVEQPGDLAIRYPLADREIQNGAQLTVREGQKAFFYDQGRIADVFDAGLHTLDTANLPLLTALQNWDKAFQSPFKSDLYFFTTKEQAGLKWGTPQPITVRDKEFGPLRIRAFGSYSFRIDNVPVFAAKLMGTLEKLTVADVEPQLRGAITTALATGLGGGQTAFVDLAGDQAAMSARMLDAVKPAFEAWGLTPCSFFVESLSLPEAVQEYLDKGSSMRVIGDLDKYVRFQTAEAIPIAAAQSGGVAGIGAGAAAGLAIGQSMMGAGGAAAPAEDPYEMIQKLHGLLTVGAITQEEFDAKKTALLAKIG from the coding sequence ATGGGTATCTTGGATTTTCTGTCGAAGCAGTTCGTCGATGTCATCGATTGGGTGGAGCAGCCCGGCGATCTCGCGATCCGCTATCCGCTGGCAGACCGCGAGATTCAAAACGGCGCGCAACTGACGGTCCGTGAGGGGCAAAAGGCGTTCTTTTACGATCAGGGCCGCATCGCCGATGTGTTCGATGCCGGGCTCCACACGCTCGACACCGCCAATCTGCCGCTGCTCACCGCGCTGCAGAATTGGGACAAGGCGTTCCAGTCGCCGTTCAAATCGGACCTATATTTCTTCACGACGAAGGAACAGGCCGGGCTGAAATGGGGCACGCCGCAGCCGATCACGGTGCGCGACAAGGAATTCGGGCCGCTGCGCATCCGCGCCTTTGGCAGCTATTCGTTCCGGATCGATAACGTGCCGGTGTTCGCCGCCAAGCTGATGGGGACGCTAGAGAAGCTGACCGTTGCCGATGTCGAACCGCAACTGCGCGGCGCGATCACCACCGCGCTCGCCACCGGCTTGGGCGGCGGACAGACTGCGTTCGTCGATCTCGCAGGCGACCAGGCCGCGATGTCGGCACGGATGCTCGATGCCGTGAAGCCCGCGTTCGAGGCTTGGGGCCTGACGCCGTGCAGCTTCTTCGTCGAAAGCCTGTCGCTGCCCGAAGCGGTGCAGGAATATCTCGACAAGGGCAGTTCGATGCGCGTGATCGGCGATCTCGATAAGTATGTCCGCTTCCAGACCGCCGAGGCTATTCCGATCGCCGCAGCGCAATCGGGCGGTGTCGCCGGGATCGGCGCGGGCGCGGCGGCGGGCCTCGCGATTGGGCAGAGCATGATGGGGGCTGGCGGTGCTGCGGCCCCTGCCGAAGACCCGTATGAGATGATCCAGAAGCTCCACGGCCTGCTTACCGTCGGCGCGATCACGCAGGAAGAATTCGACGCGAAGAAGACGGCATTGCTGGCGAAGATCGGCTGA
- a CDS encoding BLUF domain-containing protein has translation MGCRLQLWKLSYVSIATAPGAMLEADVRTICALAQPHNLRANITGILTYQKGRFAQLLEGPKTELQALMARIAVDSRHHSVKLIVDGPTHIRRYADWSMAYLDPKEFMRNQIDDLLEQTAIVAEAVSSSLH, from the coding sequence GTGGGGTGTCGGTTGCAATTGTGGAAACTATCTTACGTGAGCATCGCCACAGCACCGGGTGCGATGTTGGAGGCAGACGTTCGAACGATTTGCGCGCTGGCCCAACCGCATAATTTGCGCGCCAACATCACGGGAATTCTAACCTATCAGAAGGGGCGCTTTGCCCAGCTGCTGGAGGGTCCAAAAACCGAGTTGCAGGCACTTATGGCGCGGATTGCCGTCGACTCGCGGCACCATAGCGTGAAATTGATCGTGGATGGTCCGACGCATATCCGACGCTACGCAGACTGGTCGATGGCCTATCTCGATCCGAAGGAGTTTATGCGAAACCAGATTGACGACCTCTTGGAGCAGACGGCGATCGTTGCCGAAGCGGTGTCAAGCAGCCTGCACTGA
- a CDS encoding tetratricopeptide repeat protein produces the protein MDDIARQLPDPPPPRPAARTATIAAALANFDGAEAPAKAAPTRAPTRAPRWQISRGPAAAFASVVLVALIGIPLAFLKPNDRVAGPPEQVRFEAQPAPMRDRPPVEAAPPPAELASVEAQSKRRLATPPAPVVADTAADVPPPAPIVSAPVLEPMAAPPPPPPPAPAPPAPSSFASAPRAKTAPAALAARVAMAENAGEDIVVTGSHIRAAPRGDWNACTVDDPAQSLRGCGAALSNGLAKAWQGDGDAAIAAFDGAIAREPKLGAAYLNRGLAHWRSGNLARATADLDLAVRYAPSARSYYNRARVRRANGNVRGAQADEARALERDPDYAAVVEN, from the coding sequence ATGGACGACATCGCCCGCCAGCTTCCCGATCCGCCACCACCGCGCCCCGCGGCCCGCACCGCGACGATCGCGGCGGCGCTGGCGAATTTCGACGGGGCGGAGGCTCCCGCCAAAGCTGCGCCGACGCGTGCGCCGACGCGTGCGCCGCGCTGGCAAATCAGCCGCGGCCCGGCTGCTGCGTTTGCTTCAGTGGTGCTGGTCGCGCTGATTGGCATTCCGCTCGCTTTCCTGAAACCGAACGATCGCGTCGCCGGTCCGCCCGAGCAGGTTAGGTTCGAGGCGCAGCCCGCACCGATGCGCGATCGTCCGCCGGTAGAGGCTGCCCCGCCGCCTGCCGAACTCGCTTCGGTCGAAGCCCAATCGAAACGCCGCCTCGCAACGCCGCCAGCGCCCGTCGTGGCGGATACCGCAGCGGACGTGCCGCCCCCGGCACCGATAGTCTCCGCCCCGGTGCTGGAGCCGATGGCAGCCCCCCCACCCCCGCCTCCCCCCGCACCAGCACCGCCCGCCCCCTCAAGCTTCGCATCGGCCCCGCGAGCGAAAACCGCTCCGGCCGCGCTCGCCGCGCGCGTCGCAATGGCCGAAAACGCCGGGGAGGACATCGTCGTAACCGGATCGCACATCCGGGCGGCTCCACGCGGCGACTGGAACGCCTGCACCGTCGATGACCCGGCGCAGAGCCTGCGGGGTTGCGGCGCAGCACTGTCCAACGGTCTTGCAAAGGCGTGGCAAGGCGATGGGGACGCGGCGATCGCGGCGTTCGACGGGGCAATCGCGCGCGAACCGAAACTCGGCGCGGCCTATCTCAATCGTGGGCTGGCGCATTGGCGCTCGGGCAATCTGGCGCGCGCTACGGCCGATCTCGATCTCGCGGTCCGCTACGCCCCCTCGGCGCGCAGCTATTACAACCGCGCGCGCGTCCGCCGCGCCAATGGCAATGTCCGCGGCGCCCAGGCCGACGAAGCCCGCGCGCTCGAACGCGATCCCGACTATGCGGCGGTAGTCGAAAACTAA
- a CDS encoding vWA domain-containing protein, producing the protein MRSLSPILVAGVAIALVAGCASTNPDTIATPVPPEAQGKTTPAEIAANDVVVTGSRVRGRAELAVMPAPPPPPAPVVGMLSAPMARAYDVVGPPPYRDVGRDRFTTTKENPFKLVREEPVSTLSLDVDTASYAFVRASLNGNVLPQPAAVRTEEMVNYFPYDYAPARSATEPFSTHIATFPNPWAAGHLLVRIAVKGYELPRATRPRANLVFLIDTSGSMNAPNKLPLVKQSLGLLLDQLGPQDRVAIVAYAGSAGTVLAPTAASDKAAILAALDRLGAGGSTAGAEGIRQAYALAEANFDPKGVNRVLLATDGDFNVGITNQDELKGYIERERDKGVFLSVLGFGMGNYNDALMQTLAQNGNGAAAYIDTLNEARKTLVEEASSTLFPIAKDVKVHVEFNPAAVSEYRLIGYETRLLNRDDFNNDKVDAGDVGSGQTVTALYDVIPKGAPGMVDALRYGTAAQQRVAPGTGELGFVKIRYKLPKADTSRLITAPIGAATRVARFEDAPRDARFATAVAGFAELLRGGEYVGSLGYEDVLRVALAARGEDPFGYRAEFIQLVRAAKSARAMAALER; encoded by the coding sequence ATGCGTTCGCTTTCACCGATCCTGGTCGCGGGGGTCGCCATTGCGTTGGTCGCCGGATGCGCCAGCACCAACCCCGATACTATCGCCACGCCCGTACCACCCGAGGCGCAAGGCAAAACCACCCCCGCGGAAATCGCGGCAAACGATGTGGTTGTCACCGGATCGCGCGTGCGGGGCCGCGCCGAGCTCGCCGTGATGCCAGCGCCGCCGCCGCCGCCCGCGCCCGTCGTCGGGATGCTCAGCGCACCGATGGCGCGCGCCTACGACGTCGTCGGCCCGCCACCGTACCGCGATGTCGGCCGCGACCGCTTCACCACCACCAAGGAAAACCCGTTCAAACTGGTGCGCGAGGAACCCGTCTCGACGCTGTCGCTCGATGTCGACACCGCCTCCTATGCCTTCGTGCGCGCCTCGCTCAACGGCAATGTCCTGCCTCAGCCCGCCGCCGTGCGGACCGAGGAAATGGTTAATTATTTCCCGTACGATTACGCGCCTGCCCGCAGCGCAACCGAGCCGTTCAGCACGCATATCGCGACTTTCCCAAACCCCTGGGCGGCGGGCCATCTGCTGGTCCGCATCGCGGTGAAGGGCTATGAGCTGCCGCGCGCCACGCGCCCGCGCGCCAATCTCGTGTTCCTGATCGATACGTCGGGATCGATGAATGCGCCGAACAAGCTTCCCCTGGTCAAACAATCGCTCGGCCTGCTGCTCGATCAGCTCGGACCGCAGGACCGCGTCGCGATCGTGGCCTATGCCGGAAGCGCCGGGACCGTGCTCGCGCCCACCGCGGCGAGCGACAAGGCCGCGATCCTCGCCGCGCTCGATCGGCTCGGCGCGGGCGGCAGCACCGCGGGGGCCGAGGGAATCCGCCAGGCCTATGCGCTGGCCGAGGCCAATTTCGATCCCAAGGGCGTCAACCGCGTACTGCTGGCGACCGATGGCGATTTCAACGTCGGCATCACCAATCAGGACGAGCTGAAAGGCTATATCGAGCGCGAACGCGACAAGGGCGTGTTCCTGTCGGTGCTCGGCTTCGGCATGGGCAATTACAATGATGCGCTGATGCAAACGCTGGCCCAGAACGGCAATGGCGCGGCGGCCTATATCGACACGCTGAACGAAGCGCGGAAGACGCTGGTCGAGGAAGCGAGCTCGACACTGTTCCCAATCGCCAAGGACGTGAAGGTGCATGTCGAATTCAACCCCGCCGCCGTCTCCGAATATCGCCTGATCGGTTATGAAACGCGCCTGCTCAACCGCGACGATTTCAACAATGACAAGGTCGATGCGGGCGATGTGGGATCGGGCCAGACGGTGACCGCGCTTTATGACGTAATCCCGAAGGGCGCGCCGGGCATGGTCGACGCTTTGCGCTATGGCACAGCCGCACAGCAGCGTGTCGCGCCGGGCACCGGCGAGCTCGGCTTCGTCAAGATCCGCTACAAATTGCCCAAGGCCGACACCAGCCGCCTGATCACCGCGCCGATCGGCGCTGCCACGCGGGTCGCGCGGTTCGAGGATGCGCCGCGCGACGCGCGTTTCGCGACCGCCGTGGCGGGCTTTGCCGAGCTGCTGCGCGGAGGCGAATATGTCGGGTCGCTCGGCTATGAGGATGTCCTGCGCGTCGCGCTTGCCGCGCGGGGCGAAGACCCGTTCGGGTATCGCGCCGAGTTCATCCAGCTCGTGCGTGCCGCGAAATCGGCGCGCGCGATGGCGGCGCTGGAGCGTTGA
- a CDS encoding RNA polymerase sigma factor, translating to MAPRPFDAESDITLVAAAVAGDRDAFAALLERHYDRIHGLAWHITGSRSDAEDVAQDVCCALVERIGSFRGEAKFTTWLCGIVYNACRDLKRRRRSFLGLGERLSVLAGLTKGPDGRDLHDAMWVRSAVAKLPAVYRDAVVLVAGQQLTHGEAAVILGVAESTVSWRMHEARRRLGEGD from the coding sequence ATGGCTCCGCGCCCCTTCGATGCCGAATCCGACATCACGCTGGTCGCGGCTGCGGTGGCTGGCGACCGCGATGCCTTCGCCGCGCTGCTCGAACGCCATTATGACCGCATCCACGGCCTTGCCTGGCACATCACCGGATCGCGCAGCGACGCCGAGGATGTCGCGCAGGACGTGTGCTGCGCACTGGTCGAACGGATCGGCAGCTTTCGCGGCGAGGCCAAGTTCACCACTTGGCTGTGCGGGATCGTCTACAACGCCTGTCGCGACCTGAAGCGCCGTCGCCGCTCCTTTCTGGGGCTGGGCGAGCGGCTGTCGGTGCTCGCGGGGCTGACCAAGGGGCCGGATGGCCGCGATCTGCATGATGCGATGTGGGTGCGCAGCGCGGTCGCGAAACTGCCGGCCGTGTACCGCGATGCAGTGGTGCTGGTGGCTGGGCAACAGCTCACCCACGGCGAGGCGGCGGTGATCCTGGGGGTGGCGGAATCGACGGTATCGTGGCGGATGCATGAGGCGCGACGGCGCCTGGGCGAAGGCGACTGA